The Actinomyces wuliandei genome contains the following window.
TGCCGACTCCTTCGCCAACTACGAGGAGGCTACCGCCGCCCCCTCCTCGCTGGAGATGTCGCAGGAGCACCGGGAGTCCTTCGTGGCCAACGACACCTACGACGCCTCCCAGGAGGACGACCCCGACGCCGAGATGCCGACCACGGGGGCGGACAACGGGCTCGTCCTGGGCGACATGCACGGCCTGGACTACGACGACCCGCAGTGGGACCGGCTGCTCGACCAGCTGAGCGTGGAGGAGATGAACGACCTCATCGCCCACGGCGGCTACGGGTCGGTGGCCGTCGACTCGGTGGGCAAGGTCCGCGTCTCCGACGTGGACGGCCCCGCCTCCCTCAACAACAACTTCACCGGGGTGGGCTCCATCGGCCTGGCCACCGCCGTGTCCGTGGCGGCCACCTGGAACAAGGAGATCGCCCACGACTTCGGCACCGCCATCGGCACCATGGCGCACGACATGGACGTGGCAGGCTGGTACGCCCCGGCCACCAACACCCACCGCTACGCCTACGCCGGGCGCAACTTCGAGTACTTCTCCGAGGACCCGGTCCTGGCAGGCAACCAGGTGGCCCAGGAGATCCAGGGGGCCAAGGAGCTGGGCGTCTACGCCTTCGTCAAGCACTTCGCCTTCAACGACCAGGAGACCAACCGCACCAACATGCTCGTCACCTGGTCCCAGGAGCAGGCGCTGCGTGAGATCTACCTGCGCTCCTTCGAGATCGGCATCAAGGAGGGTGGCGCCGGGGCGGTCATGACCGCGTTCAACTACATCGGGACCACCTACGCGGGCGCCTCTCCCGCCCTCCAGCAGGCCGTCCTGCGGGATGAGTGGGGCTTCCGCGGCATGACGCTCACCGACTACTTCGCGGGCTACGGCTACCAGAACGCCGACCAGCTGGTGCGCAACGGTGGTGACATGATGCTGGCGACCACCGACATCGGGGTGAACTTCGTCCAGCACACCTCGGCCGCAGGCGTCCAGGCGATGCGCACCGCCTCGCACAACATCCTCTACACCGTGGCCAGCTCGTGGGTCTATGAGGACGGCCAGCCCGAGACGCAGCGTGCGTCCTGGGAGTACGTGACCTGGGCCGTGCTCGGGGTGCTGGGTGTGGTCCTCCTGGGCCTGGAGGCCCTGGCTGTGCGGCGCTTCCTGGCCCGCAGGAGGCAGGCGGCGGCCCAGGCGGCCGACGGCGCTGCCGCGCAGCCCTCCGGCTCCTCAGGGTCTGCGGGCTCCGCTGAGTAGGCGCTGCTCGCCCCAGGCAGCAGGAGGTGGGCGGGCGCGCCCGTGCCCGCCCACACTCCCGGCCGGCGGACTGTCCCGGCCGCTGGCACCCGTCCTGTGCCCCCCTTCTTCTACCGTTGCAAACTGCCACTGGAACGACCTGAGAAAGGACGCCTCGTGACCCCCGACCCCCGCGACCTCACCCTGCTGGAGGCCGCCGCCCTGCTCTCGGGCGCCTCCGAGTGGCAGTCCCGGGCACTGCCCGCCAGGGGCGTGCGCTCCTTCGTCCTGTCCGACGGCCCTCACGGGGTGCGCCGCCAGCTCGGCAGCGGCGACCACCTGGGTATCGCCGCCTCACAGCCCGCCACCTGCTTTCCCACAGCCGCCACCGTGGCCAACAGCTGGGACCCCGAGCTGGCTGAGGAGATGGGGGCGGCCCTGGGGCAGGAGGCCCGTGCGCTGGGGGTTGACGTCCTCTTGGGACCGGGGCTCAACATCAAGCGCTCACCGCTGTGCGGGCGCAGCTTCGAGTACTACTCCGAGGACCCGCTGCTGTCGGGCCGCATGGCGGCCGGGGTGGTGCGCGGCATCCAGTCCCAGGGGGTTGCCGCCACCCCCAAGCACTTCGCTGTCAACAGCCAGGAGCTGCGCCGCATGGCCTCGGACTCGGTGGTCGATGAGCGCACCATGCGCGAGCTCTACCTCACCGCCTTCGAGATCGTTGTGCGTGAGGCGGCGCCGCGCGCCCTCATGAGCGCCTACAACAAGGTCAACGGCGTCTACGCCAATGAGAACCACCACCTGCTCACCGAGATCCTGCGGCAGGAGTGGGGCTTTGACGGCATGGTCGTCTCCGACTGGGGAGGCTCTAACTGCGCACCCGCTGCGGCGGGGGCAGGAAGCTCCCTGGAGATGCCCGCCCCCGGGCTGCACTCGGCACGGGAGGTTGTCGCCGCGGTGGAGTCCGGGGAGCTCTCCCACGAGCAGGTCCAGGCCCGCGCCGCCGAGGTCCTGGCCCTGGCGGAGGCGGCCTCCTCCCACGGGCAGCGCCCGGGCCTGGGGGCGCGGGAGCACCACCACCTGGCTCGGCGCGTGGCCGAGGAGTCCATCGTGCTGCTGCGCAACGAGGACGCGATCCTCCCCCTGGCCCCGGGGACCAGGGTGGCCGTCATCGGTGACATGGCCCGCACGCCGCGCTACCAGGGTGCTGGCTCCTCCCAGGTCAACCCCGTCCGCCTGGAGAACCTCCTGGAGGCCGTCGGGGAGACCGAGCTGGAGCTCGTCGGCTACGCCCAGGGGTACCAGCGTGACGGCACCCCGGACCCGGTCCTGTCCCGCCGGGCGGCCGTCCTGGCCGCCAGGGCCGAGGTGGCCCTGGTGTGCCTCGGCCTGGACGAGCTCAGCGAGTCCGAGGGCCTGGACCGCAGCCACATGCGCCTGCCCCAGGCGCAGACCCGTGTGCTGGCCGAGGTGGCCCGGGCCAACCCGCGCACGGTCGCCGTCGTGTCGGCCGGGTCCGCCGTGGAGACGCACTGGGAGGCCCACGCCCGCGCCGTCGTCCACACCTACCTGTCCGGGCAGGCCGGGGCGTCGGCGACGCTGCGGGTGCTCACCGGGGCGGTCAACCCCTCCGGCCGCCTGGCCGAGACCTACCCGGTGCGCTACGAGGACCACCCAGTCGCCGCCTGGTTCCCCGCCACCGGGGAGCACGCGCTGTACCGGGAGGGACCCTACGTCGGCTACCGATACTTCACCACCACCGGGACCCCGGTGGCCCACCCCTTCGGCTTCGGCCTGTCCTACTCCTCCTTCGACTACTCCGACCTCGAGGTTGACGCGCAGGGGGCACGGTTCACCCTGACCAACACCTCCCAGGTTGACGGCGCTGAGGTGGCCCAGCTCTACGTGCGCCCGCCCGGCGGCCTGTGGGGGCCGAGCATCCAGCTCAAGGGCTTCGCCAAGGTGTGGCTGGAGGCCGGGCAGTCGTGCAAGGTGCGCGTTCCTTTCGACCGCTACACCTTCCGCCACTACGACGTGGGGGAGCAGGCCTGGTGCGTGGAGGGAGGGACCTGGACCGTGGAAGTGGGACGCAACGTCGAGGACCTGCCTCTCCGGGCGGAGCTGGAGGTGGAGGGGACCCGCCCGCAGCCCGCATGCCAGGAGCTGGGTCCCTACCTCACCGGCGAGGTCACCCAGGTCAGCGACGCCCAGTTCCGGGCCCTCCTGGGGCGCCCGCTGCCTGTGGCCCGCACAGGCCGGGAGGTGGGCGTCAACGACCCGGTGTCGTCCCTGGCCCAGGCGCGCAGCCTCCTGGCGCGCGCGGCCGTCAGGGTGCTCACCTGGAGGAGGGCCAGGGCCGAGGCCAGGGGCAGACCCGACCTCAACATCCTCTTCCTCCTCAACATGCCGTTGAGGGCCATGGCCAAGATGACCTCGGGCATGGTCGATGGGGAGATGGTGGAGGGCGTCGTCGACATCGCCAACGGGCACCCCCTGCGGGGGGTGCGGCGCACCGCCGTGGGCTACCTGCGCAACCGGCGCGCGGACCGGGTCACCCGGCGTGAGCTGTCCGGGTGCTAGGCCGCCCGGGAACCTAGCCTCCTGGGCGCCGCCAGGCAGCAGCAGGCAGACCACCACACAGACAACGTAGACACTGCAAAGTAGACCCTGCAAACAGTGCAAGGAGAGCCTGTGCCCGGTATCAGGCAGGCGTGGTCGCGCTTCGAGGAGAGGAACGAGACCCTCGCCCAGTTCATCGTCTTCCTCATCCTGTCCAACGGCATCACCGTGCTCCAGCTGGTCCTCATGCCGGTGTTCCGCTGGGCGTTCAGCTTCACCTCGTTGGAGGGCACCCCCCTCCACTTCTTGCCTGTGGGCTCCTCGGGGGGCCAGACGGTCTACCTGTTCGACTACGCGGCCGGGGCCATCCAGGCCGACGGCTCCGGCGGGGGGCTGGCCTACTTCCTGGCGGTGGAGATCACCCTGCTCATCGCCCAGGTCATCAACTTCTTCGCCCAGCGCAGCATCACCTTCAGATCCAACTCCTCGGTGTGGAGGGCGGCCCTGTGGTACACGATCGCCTACATCATCATCACGGTCTTCGCCGCAGCCGCTCAGGTGGTCTACAAGGGCCCGATCTACTCCTGGTGCCAGAGCACGCTGGGCGTCAGCAGCGGTGAGGCAGTAGCCGACGTCATCACGATGGTCATCAACGCCGCGATCTCCTTCTGGGTGTTCTTCCCCATCTTCAAGGTCATCTTCCGCCGCGAGCCCGAGCCGGAGGACGACCAGGACGCGGGCCGTGGCGCCGACCAGGACAGCGACCGCGGTGGTGACCAGGAGGCTGACGGCAAGACCGACCAGGACGTTGGGCAGAGGGTGGTCAGAGGCTGACAGGATGCCCGGGAGGACGGAGCCTGCCCGGGCCTGTAGACTCCCCGAGGTCCCGGGCACAGCACCGGTCGGCGGACGCCGCAAGGCCCTGGCTGCGGGGCCTGACGGCCCCGCAGGGCACCTCCCGAGGACACTCCGAGACGAACCGACTGAGGACACGTACATGGCACCCCTTCCCCCGTCGGCACCGTTGCTGACCCTGGTAGTTCCCGCCTACAACGCCCAGGACTACGTGACGCGGTGCTTGAGCACCCTGGTGGGGCACGCGGAGGTGGAGGTCGTCGTCGTCGATGATGGCTCCACCGACTCCACGCCGAGGCTGCTTGACGACTACGCCAGGCGCGAGCCGCGCCTGGTCGTGGTCCACCAGGAGAACAAG
Protein-coding sequences here:
- a CDS encoding glycoside hydrolase family 3 protein, which produces MTPDPRDLTLLEAAALLSGASEWQSRALPARGVRSFVLSDGPHGVRRQLGSGDHLGIAASQPATCFPTAATVANSWDPELAEEMGAALGQEARALGVDVLLGPGLNIKRSPLCGRSFEYYSEDPLLSGRMAAGVVRGIQSQGVAATPKHFAVNSQELRRMASDSVVDERTMRELYLTAFEIVVREAAPRALMSAYNKVNGVYANENHHLLTEILRQEWGFDGMVVSDWGGSNCAPAAAGAGSSLEMPAPGLHSAREVVAAVESGELSHEQVQARAAEVLALAEAASSHGQRPGLGAREHHHLARRVAEESIVLLRNEDAILPLAPGTRVAVIGDMARTPRYQGAGSSQVNPVRLENLLEAVGETELELVGYAQGYQRDGTPDPVLSRRAAVLAARAEVALVCLGLDELSESEGLDRSHMRLPQAQTRVLAEVARANPRTVAVVSAGSAVETHWEAHARAVVHTYLSGQAGASATLRVLTGAVNPSGRLAETYPVRYEDHPVAAWFPATGEHALYREGPYVGYRYFTTTGTPVAHPFGFGLSYSSFDYSDLEVDAQGARFTLTNTSQVDGAEVAQLYVRPPGGLWGPSIQLKGFAKVWLEAGQSCKVRVPFDRYTFRHYDVGEQAWCVEGGTWTVEVGRNVEDLPLRAELEVEGTRPQPACQELGPYLTGEVTQVSDAQFRALLGRPLPVARTGREVGVNDPVSSLAQARSLLARAAVRVLTWRRARAEARGRPDLNILFLLNMPLRAMAKMTSGMVDGEMVEGVVDIANGHPLRGVRRTAVGYLRNRRADRVTRRELSGC
- a CDS encoding GtrA family protein translates to MPGIRQAWSRFEERNETLAQFIVFLILSNGITVLQLVLMPVFRWAFSFTSLEGTPLHFLPVGSSGGQTVYLFDYAAGAIQADGSGGGLAYFLAVEITLLIAQVINFFAQRSITFRSNSSVWRAALWYTIAYIIITVFAAAAQVVYKGPIYSWCQSTLGVSSGEAVADVITMVINAAISFWVFFPIFKVIFRREPEPEDDQDAGRGADQDSDRGGDQEADGKTDQDVGQRVVRG